In the Equus caballus isolate H_3958 breed thoroughbred chromosome 14, TB-T2T, whole genome shotgun sequence genome, CTGCCCTACGACTCCACCTGGGAGCTGCCTCGGGACCAGCTTGTGCTTGGTCAGTCCAGGGAGGCCTCCTGTGGCAGGCTGAGGACTTGAGGCGGGTGGGAAGGCCTTGTCAGGACCAGCTTTGAGACCTAGGGCTGATGTTTTGCTGTCTCTGGCCCTCAGTGCCCCCCCTTCCATTGGCATCCTATGGTCCTGTGACTGTGAGAAAGGGCCCCTTCGCGGCACGAGGGGAAGTATTAGTCAAGGACAGGCTGAACGCCAGACCTGTGTTTAGTCTAGCTGGGGCGGCTGAGGGGTGCAGAGGAGCTGTGCTcccctctggggagggaggaagtctTCCAGGGACCAAAGATGGGCCAGAAAGCATGCAGGACTTAGATGAGACGCGAGCAAGGACCTTGAAACACTATGTTTTTAGGAACCTCCTTGGGGGAAGACCTTAAGTCCGGGGTGGCTTGAGGGGTTGGTCTCAGAGCAGGTGGGGGATGCAGCTTCCTGGTGGGCCGGGAGCTGAGGGGTCATCTCTACCCTAGGACGCACGCTTGGCTCCGGGGCCTTTGGGCAGGTGGTGGAGGCCACGGCTCATGGCCTGAGCCATTCACAAGCCACGATGAAAGTGGCCGTCAAGATGCTGAAATGTGAGTCCTGGGAGCCTGCCACTCCCTCACATTTGGGAccccacctctccctgccccctccccacacatTCAGGCGTGCAGTCACACCCCAGCCAGCACCACTCCTGATTCTGCTTTGGGAGagcctttctccccctccccctcctccaggggcctcctcccctcccctcccttccttccatcctctttcccccaccttccttccatcctctttccccTCACCCTGCGTGTGGGTCCATACTATCCTAGGCCACCTGGGTCCTCCAGCACAGGGTGGGGCGGAAGAGCCAGAATAGGCTCCCGTGGGGCCTCCATGGGGCCTCAGTGGCTGGGCCAGGCCTGaggccccctctccctcagccacAGCCCGCAGCAGTGAGAAGCAAGCCCTCATGTCGGAGCTGAAGATCATGAGTCACCTCGGGCCCCATCTGAATGTGGTCAACCTGCTGGGGGCCTGCACCAAAGGAGGTACCGTACTTACTCTCCCAGAGGACTCTGGAAATGCCAGCAGCCGAGGCCTGgccccttcccaccccctcctcacTCCACGGACAGCAGGACACTCCAGCTGGAGGGTCTGCACCCATCCTGCTCATTGCCCTCCCTTCACAGACCCGGATGGGTGTGGGGTTTACAAATCCACAAAATCACAGCACTGTCAAGGCCAAAGGACTCTTTCAGGTTCCAGTCCCAGTGGTTTCCAAATCAAGGTGTCCCAtgagattttttaattttcaaaatgcgTTTTAGAAACTGTAATACATAACAGCTCCTGCGACACTGAGATGAGTTATATGCCCACCATGGGAGACCACCAGCGTGCTCGCTGGGAGCCGCTTTCCTTCAGATCATAGGAGAGAGTCTCTCTAGCCAAGTGTATTTATTTGAAGCTCTGATTGCACGTTAGGCCGCAAAAAAATATTATCACCATTTGCAGCTGCTTATTGGGAGATTTCGGATTTTTCCTCAGGATTGTGCaaccaaaacaaaatacagaagtACGTTGCGTACAGAGGCCAGTTTGTGTCTGCGATGATCGCCCGtttcaaaatgtttgttttcatcAATATCTTCAATCTCCCACTGATTGACTTTCAGTAGATGTATTTCAATTTAAACAGTAACTTGATAATAAACAGTGTCTTTATTTACTTTATGTACTGGGCTCCAAAATAATCTTTAGTTTGAAAGGCTTTCAGTAGTAGCTAACACTGTGTGCTTGCTGtgggcccagcacagagctgaGCCGACAAGGGTAGCATCTCATGACACCTGTGACAGCCCCTGGGGCGTCTGATTGGCCCCATTTAACAGATAGGAAAACTAAAGCTCAGGGAGACTAAGAATCTCGCTTGCAGTCacagagacaggaaaagaagCCAAGTTTGTCTGTTGCTACAGCCCCTTCATGGTCTTACCCAACTGCCTCCCCAACGTGTAGCCCGTCACTAGCCTCCTGGCCCTGGTGGGAACCCCGAGGCCTCGCAGGGAACTGTCCCTGAGCCTGTCCCTCCGCAGGACCCATCTACATCATCACCGAATACTGCCGCTACGGCGACCTGGTGGACTACCTGCACCGCAACAAGCACACGTTCCTGCAGCACTGCTCCGAGAAGCGCCGGCCGCCCAGCACCGAGCTCTACAGCAATGCCCTGCCCGTCGGCCTCCCCCTGCTCAGGTACTGCCCggggagggaggccagggccTGCATCCTGGGGGAGCCCCAGGAGCCTGCTCACTCCCACCCTGTCCAGGACAGGGTCACTCCTGGCCTCACAAGTCACTGGGCTGTTTCACGGGTCACGAGGCATAACAATaatgtggtggtgatggtgggctCGCCTGCTGCCTACCGACTATCCGCAGCATGCCAGCCCTTTTGCTGAGCGCCCTGCAGATGTGGCCTCTGAGCCCTCACTCTGTTCCTGTGTCTGAGGCCTTCCTCAGTGAGCACCGGGCTCTCCTGTCCCAGGCCCCCCTCCCACAGCTGCACTCCAGGCTCAGCTCCTCGCTGCGGCTTCCCTACTCCCTCTGCACACCAGTCTCTCTGGTGTCCTGTGGGCAAGGCAggccctctcttcttcttttccaaaaataaCATTTCTTGGTTCTTTTGCTGATTACAAATGCAATACAGGTTTACTGCAGAGGCAAGAGTAACTTCAGAAAAGCATTGAAAGCCATTAAAACTCACTCCTGTCTCCCCAATATGTTGATcgatttccttccagtcttttttctcctcctggaGACACATGTGTATGTTGACCCACAGCTCTCTGGGAGCTGATGCTGTGGGTAGCGCACGAAGGCAATTCATTGCCCACTCTGGGTTGTGACTGGGCACTCATGGGGCATCATGGCTGGACGGTGCTGCAGAGGCCACAGAAAGGTGCCTTGGTACTGGTCCTTCTTGTGACCCTTGTCCTGGGCTGCCACAGGTGCCCCTGGGCATGAGCTCTCTGAGGACACACACTGGGTCTTATGTCATCTTGGCAgccccagcacccagctcaggTTGAAAGCCTGGTTGAATGGGCTCACTGTGTGGTCATCCACACCGTGGCAGACTGGAGgagggtgagtgagtgagtgataGCAGGAATACATGAGTGACAGGGCCTTGCACGCCCCAGGGCAAGtagaggggcaggagggggaagagaagggaaaggctTGGCGTCTCCTGTGATGCTCTCTCACCCCCAGCCACATGTCCCTGCCTGGGGAGAGTGACGGTGGCTACATGGACATGAGCAAGGACGAGTCGGTGGACTACGTGCCCATGCTGGACATGAAAGGAGACGTCAAATATGCAGACATCGAGTCCTCCAACTACATGGCCCCTTACGATAACTACGTCCCCTCTGGTGGGTGCGCACGGTGTCCTCACCCCTGTGCGGCTCTTACACCTGTGCAGTGATGTATTCTTCTCAAAGCCTTTCACATGCCCAGCCTGGCAGCAACCCTGCGAGGAAGGCGGCCTCGTGTCCATTTcatagatgcagaaactgaggctagCCGCCTGCCTAAAGCTGCTGTGTGGTGGAGCTCCAATGTGAACCCCTGTTTCTGGGTCCAGTGGTGTGCACACAGCccacagggaggggaggaaagaaggtcGGCGGGGTGGTACCTGGCCTCctggggccttggggaagagTGGTCTGCACAGAGTAGGCCCCAGGTTGATCCAGGGTCCCTGAGAAGCAGGCAGGCCAGGCTGAGCAAAACTGGCCCAGGGCTAATGCCAAACAATTTTCTGTTTGAATGATTTTCTGTCGAATGAGGACACTGAGAAAGTAAGAGAGGTTTAGTTAgatatttggaaatcattttcattttgggggagacTCCTACCCACATCAATAGCCATCATAGCACTACTCAACCTTCTACGTGCTTCCACACGCGACCGACCTATTACACATCACGGTCAGTATTCCACAGACCGTCAGTAGCCACCTATCTTGGGCATTCAGGCTCCATGAGCCAAAGGGCAGGGGTGCTAAGAGCCGTGGGGAGACACAAGACGGTGGGTGACCTTCTGCTCTCCCCTAGCCCCCGAGAGGACCTGCCGGGCGACTTTGATCAACGACTCCCCAGTGCTCAGCTACACCGACCTTGTGGGCTTCAGCTATCAGGTGGCCAATGGCATGGAGTTCCTGGCCTCCAAGAATGTACGTGTGGTCACAGTGGGCAGAGTGGGTCATGGGGAGGTGGGTCACCCAGCCAGCCGGGGTCCCCCAAGTACACAGCCCATAGGGCAGCTCCCTGTGGTGGGTGCAGACAGCGAATGCCGTCTCCCCGTGTGGCCCCCCATACCTGGGCAGTAAGGCATTTTTCCCAAAGCCCTTGACACGGAGGGTCTTTCCCCGCAATTGCCCCCATGGCCTCAGCTCCCGTCTCCCCTTACCCAGTGCGTCCACCGAGACCTGGCAGCCAGGAACGTGCTCATCTGTGAGGGCAAGCTGGTCAAGATCTGTGACTTTGGCTTGGCTCGTGACATCATGCGGGACTCGAACTACATCTCCAAAGGCAGTGTGAGCACCTTTCCCGACTAACGTGGCTGTGGCTCATAGGAGGTCAGGACGGGGCTCCTCGCAGCCCAACCTGCCCAGTGGCAACAGGCTCAGCCTGCCTAGCCATGTGTGCAGGGACAGGAATGGGAGCCGCCATCTGTGCATGGGGCGGAGGGGGCAGAGACGCTGAGGCTTTTCGGGGCTCAGACTTGACAGCAAGGGGCAAGGGACCAGCTGTAATGGATccaggggagggtggaggggaagCAGGCAAAATGTGTTCCACCAGCAGTGGTGCTGGCAAAGGAAGATGCCCTGGCACAAGGCTAAGGGAGACGGGGAGGTGACAGACAGTATTTGGTTCAAAGCTGACTATCTTGCCTCCCACTCATGTCCCTTCTTTCCACGTGGGGACAGTGAACCCCGAGGTGATGCTGGGCCCCAGAGATCTAAGGCAGCTAGGGTGAGAGCTGGTGGCACCTTGGCATGTCCCTGGCTCCCCGTCCACTCTACCAACCTGGTCAAGGGCCTCTACTGGAGtcttgggggctggggggggccTCTCCTGTGAGGAGCCTCAGACCCTGGGGCTCTCGCCCAGGGACAGGGGCTGCCAGGTCCCCAGCACATGGAAAAGGAACTCAGCCTCCTGATCTTCTGGCCAGCACTGGGGTGGGTGGGCATCAGGGACCAGGAGTGAGGAGTTGGGAGTGGGAACCACcaggcctcctcccctcccaggtactgagtggggctagcccctTCTTGCACTCAGGCTGTCCTGCCCTCCCACAGACCTTCCTGCCTTTGAAGTGGATGGCCCCCGAGAGCATCTTCAACAGCCTCTACACCACCCTGAGCGACGTGTGGTCCTTCGGGATCTTACTCTGGGAGATCTTCACCCTGGGTATGCTCCCTTCTTCCCCCAGCCCTCAGCAGCATGGCACAGCCTCCACCCTGACCACTCACGCTGCCCAACTGGTAGGGCTGTGGGACAGGCTCCAGGACAGGAGTCCAGGGCTctggttcaagtcccagctctgctgctttctTGCTGCTGTGTTTCCGTCGCAAGTCCCttgccctctctgtctctttacCTCCCCATCTGAGTATTAGGGGGTTTAGACAGTGACATCAAAAAGCCTGCTTGGCTCTCGTGCTCTCTGGTTCTCTGATTCTGGAGAGGCTTGCAGTCTCCGTCCAGAGCCCATGAAAAAGCCCACATTTCCCACTGCTGAGGCCACTGCACCCTCACCCACACCAGGCTGGTGTGCCTCTCCCCGTCCCATAGAAAAAGATACCTGCCACTTTTCCACCATCCCTGAGCCTGCGTATCTACTGTCTCTGCCCCCGACAGGTGGCACCCCTTACCCAGAGCTGCCCATGAACGAGCAGTTCTACAATGCCATCAAGCGGGGCTACCGCATGGCCCAGCCTGCCCACGCCTCCGACGAGATGTAAGTGGAGCACTCTGCATTTGGGAGGGTTTTTTGGGTACAAATGATAGATATCCAACTTTACCGGCTTAAGCCAAAGATAGATTTATTACTCAGAGACCTAGACAAATCTAGGAACAGCTGGAGCTAGGGGTTCAGATGATGTCATCAGAAATCTCTTGCTCTCCCCTGGGGCCCTGCTTTCCTCTGGGCTGCCCTCATTTTCAGGCTGGCACTAGCCAAATGGCTATATCCTGGCTGCTTTCACCATCATTCCAGCGAAAGGCCCAGAGCTGACTGTTGAGGGCTCAGCGGGGGTCCCATGGCCATCCAGAACCAGCCCCTGAGCTGAGGGGATGAAAACTCTTACCCGCCAGACCTGGGTCATGTCCTCACCAAGGCGTGGCCAACCCATGGGACCACTGGTGGAGGGAGGGCTTCCCAAGGGGACATGGAGGTGCAATGATGGGAAGACAACACCTGTCCACCTACCTTTCCCTACTCCTTTCATTGCTCACCTTGTTCTGGGAGGCGGCAGACCCTCAGCCGGAGACCCTGacccccctgcccctctccccagctACGAGATCATGCAGAAGTGCTGGGAAGAGAAGTTTGAGATTCGGCCTCCCTTCTCCCAGCTGGTGCTGCTTCTCGAGAGACTGCTGGGTGAGGGTTACAAAAAGGTATGTtgaggcagggagggggtggggaacagAGCATTCTGCTCCAGAAGTCTGACACTAGGTACAAGGCTGTATGTGACATGCTGGTATTTGGGGGACCACCCTTTACCggctctgggtctcagtttccctgcAAGTACTAGTAAGGGATGGGCTGGAGCTATGAGTCTAATTTATTTTAGCAGCACAAAGAAACTGATTGACTTAAAGGGAGCCTATAGCCACCTTCCTGCTGCAGCCTTCCTCCTGCCTTTGCACCCATGCCACATCTTGGGTCTCCTTCAGAAGTCTGAATGCCCCCAGGCTGGATGGCTGCTAAGGGCCTGGCCACGGGCTCACACAAGGCAGATGGAGCCGGCAGGCCTTAAAGCCCTCCCTGTCCAACAGCAGGAGCTAGAGTGAGGGGCGCACGTCTCAGGTGGCACAGACATGGCCCTTTCCTGAGGTCCACCCCACTGCCACCCTGTGCTCTGGGACCAGTGAGATGGAGTGGAGTTGGCACCACTCAGTGGCAACGGAAACTGAAGCCCCACTGAAGGAGGCCAAGGCAGGAGGAGAGACCGCACCCCTCTAGGCTGAAGTGGGGAAGTCTTAGGGTCCCGGGTGCTGCTCTGCTAACTGCTCCTCCCTGGGCGTTCCTGAGCTCACTTTGTCTGGTGATATGCAATTGGGCGGGCAGCTCAGCTGTCTGGCTTTGGGCAATTCTCCTTCCTCTTTGAGTGCCAGTTGCCTTATTCACACGAGGTGGGAGGACCTGGGTCAGAATCTTACTGTTGGATGGTCCCTAATCCCTTTCTGGTCTGACCACCCCTGTTTCTTGGTCCTCTCTGTGTCCGGGAGCAGAAGTACCAGCAGGTGGATGAGGAGTTTCTGAGGAGCGACCACCCAGCCATCCTTCGGTCCCAAGCCCGCTTGCCCGGCTTCCATGGTCTCCGATCACCCCTGGACGCCAGCTCCGTCCTCTACACTGCTGTGCAGCCCAATGAGGGTGACAACGACTATATCATCCCCCTGCCCGACCCCAAACCCGAGGTTGCTGATGAGGGCCCAGTGGAGGGTTCCCCCAGCCTTGCCAGGTAGCCACTCTGGTCCCAGGGCCCAAGGCAATGGTGtgaatagtgtgtgtgtgtgtgtgtgtgtgtgtgtgtgtgtgtgtgtctgtctgtgtcttcaTCCCATCAGGCTTTCCTTAGAAGTAAGTTACCTAGGGTGTATACTTTATTCCTGCCAGTAAATAGAAGAGAGAAGTGAACTCATGTGACCTTGGATGACCTTAGGTGGAAAGGGCAGGCTGTTAAGAGAAAGAATGGGCTGGGACTTATTTGCAAGGCAGCTGTTTCCTTTAAAGGAGCCCCATAGGCCATCTACTCTCTCCCCTGTGTAGGCCTGTCCTAGCCCTAAGAAAACCTGTTAGCATCCCCAGCCCCCAGCGTATTGCTCTGGAGTCATCACCAGCCCTAGGCCTGTGGTCTGTCCTCCGGCACCGTGCTCTGAGGGCCCAGGGGGCCTGGGATGGTTGTAGGAGGCAGAGGAGCCTACAGGAGGTCCGGCCAGACTTCAGACTGGGAAGGAGATTGGTGCTTCTCCTTTGCCTTGGGATGGGGTGACATCACAGTGTGGGGAGGGCTTTGGAGGAAGGCCAGCTGTCACCTGGACTTGATGTTCAGACAGGATCTCCCCTCAGCTGGAGTGAAGGTTCCCCATGATGCCAGACCCACCCCCAAAACAAGACTCACCCCATGGTGAAGTGGCAGGAGCCCCAGGCTGGGGTTCCAGTTCCAGCTCCACCACTGGCTGCTGTGAGACGCAGGCAGACACCTTCCCTGCGAGCCTCAGCTCCATGTGCACGAGGAGCACGTGCAGGACGTGGGCCTCCCCCGACCCTGCTTGAGAAGGTATTCCAAGGCTCCAGATAGCTGGTGTGCAGAGCAGTTAAATCCAGAGTTCAAACAGCTTGGGGTGTGCATACTGACCCTGTTCTGTGCTCTCAGACAAGCTGCTTCCCCTCTCTGAACGTCAGTTTCCTattctataaaatgaagacaatatgaGGACTTCTATTTGGACattattgtggggattaaatgaaataatgtatatctTCAGGAGTGCAGGAGATGGAGACACTGATGGGTGAGCAATGATCTTTGGAGTCAACTGGATCTGCTCTAAAATCCCGGTTCCTATACTTACCTACTGTGTGATGCAGGGCGGGgccacaacctctctgagctgcagtttcctCACGGTGCCTGCCCTGCATAGTCTTTACAAAGATTAAATAAACTAAAGTGTGTGAGGTGCCTGGTACAAGGCTGGGCACAGAAAGCTCTTGACTAATGCTGTTACTATTTGACTGTGgttccctcccagcccctcactCACTTGCCCTCTCCTTCTAGCTCCACCCTGAATGAAGTCAACACCTCCTCTACCATCTCCTGTGACAGCCCCCTGGAACCACAAGAGGAACCAGAGCCAGAGGCCCAGCCCGAGCCCCAGGTGCAGCCGGAGCTGGAGCCAGAGTGGCCGCTGGATTCAAGCTGCCCCGGGCCTCGGGCCGAGGCGGAGGACAGCTTcctgtagggggctggcccccaccctgccctgcctgAAGCTCCCCCTCTACCTCCCAGCACCCAGCGcctcctggcctggcctggcctcctaCCAGCCGGGCTGCTCCTATCAGCTGTCCCCTTCTGGAAAGCTTTTGCTTCTGGCATGTCGCACGCCAACCCCTGGCGCTGGCTTAGGAGGCAAGAGAACTGCAGAGGCCATGAGCAGCCCTCTGCCTCTGGGGAGCCCATGTGACTCTGAGCCAGGGTTCTCCCaggggactcagtttccccatctgtaagatgggaaagTTGGGCTTGGTGACCCACAATCTGGGACTCTCTCCCTGGCTGACAGTTGGGGAGAGTGGAACCCCAGGGGAGAGTCTCGAGGTTCAGGAGGTGGTAAATTAACCTTTTTCTATGCAGCCAGCTACCCCTCAAGGGGCTGCAGCTCTCTCCTTACACTTTGAGCCACCCAAGAGCCGGGGAAGGgcccctggcctccctgccctCTGGCTGAGCAGGGGCCTGGCCTTGGACAGGGCTGCCTCATCCAGAAGCCACCTCCCCTCCATGCCAGTTTCCACTTTCCCAGGCCCGAGCTGGTCTGGGGCCTTCCATGCTTAATCGGTGCTGGGGGCTGAGCCGAGTACGGGACACCCTGGCCTGTAGCTCCTGCCCCAGGCACTTGGGGCACACCTTGCCATAAAAAGTGCCGGTGTCCATGTCTTCCTGGCCCATAAGTCCTGGGGTCATTTTTCCTCATCACCCTCAGTCTTACTCCACCCATCAGAGTCTCCTGGGCCCGACGGGCCCCACATCTGTGATGAGGGTGTTGATGTGCCTGCGAGAAGTATCCACACGTGTGGACCAATATGTGGACCGATATGTGTATTGGACCTGCCATGAGACTTTGGAGGAATCCCtcgccctctctgggcctgttttccCGTTGGAAAATGAGCAGGTTGGACTCGCTGACTTCTGGTGCCTTGCCAACAGTAACATTCTTAGAATATTTCCGGGGGTTGCGCACTTGCCCAGATGAAGCAAAGCCAGACACCCCAAACCTCCATCCTGGGGGTCAGCTGGGGTCTGGGGGGATTCCAGACCACACATCACACTGCAGGCGTTCAGAGACCATGACccttccccaggcccctggcaaGTCCCGAAAGGCCAGCTGCCCAGGCCTTGACTCGGAGTGACAGCCAGTGTCTGGGAAGCCCCCAGCAGCTGCCCCAGGGACGTGGGAAGATCACGGAACCCCTCTCAGCACCCACGATGACCTCTGGAGCTATCCTGAGCAAAGGGGGCAGAGAGGGCGAATCAGAGCACCTCAGGCAGCCCCccactccagcacctgctgtcCAGGTCTGTGCCACAGACATAAGAGACAGTGAGGGCCCCCGGGGGCCCCGGGAAGGACAAGAAGCCTTGGATAGGGAACCTGAGAAACAGATGAAAGAGGTGGGTACTTTAGGGGCTGCCTTCTCTCCTGCCGGCTGCCCTGTGGAGGCAGTACCCACGGGATATGGCTTTGTCACTGCCCAGGCCTGCTCACCTCACTGTCTCTGCCAGCCACACCCCAGCCCAGTGGGCACTGGAGGTGCCAGAGGAGTGAGGGCTGTGGCCAAGGCCAccagcagagggaggggatgggagTGAGGGAAGAGCAGCCCTCTGGGCACCAGCCATCTATGCTGGTTGGCACCTCCATGCCCCGGGGCCCCTGGTGGAGCAGAGGGAGTGGGTTCTCACTACGGTACCAAAGATGTAATCACCTAGGTTTACAAGTATTTTTAGGACTCACATTAACTCACATTTATACAACAGAAGTGCTAttttgtatgccaacaaattttcctatctgtgtacttttttttaagggaaagatTTTAATATTAAACCTGGTGCTTCTCACTCATAGACTTTGTGGTCTTTTGCGGGCTTGGGTCCCTGTTCCTGGGAGGTGAcaggagtggagtggggcagacaGGGCTCGGCCCAGCCTCGGGGTCCCCACACAGGTCCCTTCAGCTCTGAGCCttgtttccatctgtaaaatgaggattttcACACTCCCCCCAACCCCTTGCTAGGAGCTTGGTGACCTGGACcatgggcttcagttttctaagTTGTGAAATGAGAAGGTTGTTCTGGCTCTGCGGTGCCTGGCCCTGGGTTGGGCTGGCCTGAGCCCTTCCTGcggcccccacccagccccaccaTGTGCTTTGGCTTTGGCTATTAAGCTGGGACACTGCCCCCCTCCAccacctccccgccccgccccggctcTGCCCTCCATTCCACCCGCGGGCCCAGGTTGAGGCTGGTGTGGCCGGTGAGAGGCATCTTCTAGAGCCCAGGTTCCAGGTCCTGGTGAGTAGGAGTTGGGTCCCAGGTAGGGGCAGGACAGACAGAGCACCCATCGGGGCTGGAGAGCAGGAAGAAGTGAAGAGATAGAGGAAGAGGAATGGAGGATGGTGGGGGGGAGTGAGGCAAGGGTGAGGCCAGGGGAGGCAGTGGGGGCCAGCTGTGGCTCTGAGGGCAGAGTCTGTGTGGAGGGGTGCAGACCCGGCAGGCCCCAGGCCCCTCACGGCTGCAGCAGCTCTGTGGTGTGAGGCTGGCATGAACCGGGCATCCTGGTGCCTGCTGGCCAGCTCGTTCCTGAACATAGGCTCCACTGCCCAGCCCAGGTCTGGGAGACCCTGGCAGCAGCATGGAGCCAGGGGCGATAGAGCTGCCAGGGGCAGGGGCGGAGTGCAAGGGTCCTGGACCCAGGTGGGGgcttcctgccctcccacctgggCCCTTTGGGAGGGTCACCTGAGGAAGAACCAGGTTTCAGCCTGCGATCTCTCATACCTGACTGTGTGACTTGGccttccctcactctctctcatcTGGGGAAGGGCATCTCAGTCTGTTTCTGGGGGACGGGCACCTTCTTTTGGAGCCCCAGGCCATGCTGGAACAACTACAGCAGTCTGGGGCTGTGGCCACCAGTTGGAGGAACGGAGACATGGGGCAGCTCTGACTCACAGGCCAGCCGCCAGCTCAGGGG is a window encoding:
- the PDGFRB gene encoding platelet-derived growth factor receptor beta isoform X3, yielding MTTNVASLVPLRTRPMSAKPPSGTGRWIRKLTTSTASRVSSLSGLLLSRVSSINVSVNAVQTVVRQGENITIMCIVTGNEVVNFEWTYPRMESGRLVEPVTDFLFDMPSHIRSILHIPSAELGDSGTYICNVSESVNDHRDEKAINVTVVESGYLRLLGELDPVQFAELHRSRTLQVVFEAYPPPTVVWFKDNRTLGDSSAGEIALSTRNVSETRYVSELTLVRVKVAEAGHYTMRAFHEDAEAQLSFQLQVNVPVRVLELSESHPASGEQTVRCRGRGMPQPHLTWSTCSDLKRCPRELPPTPLGNSSEEESQLETNVTYWAEEQEFEVVSTLRLRRVDRPLSVRCTLRNLLGHDVQEVTVVPHSLPFKVVVISAILALVVLTIISLIILIMLWQKKPRYEIRWKVIESVSSDGHEYIYVDPMQLPYDSTWELPRDQLVLGRTLGSGAFGQVVEATAHGLSHSQATMKVAVKMLKSTARSSEKQALMSELKIMSHLGPHLNVVNLLGACTKGGPIYIITEYCRYGDLVDYLHRNKHTFLQHCSEKRRPPSTELYSNALPVGLPLLSHMSLPGESDGGYMDMSKDESVDYVPMLDMKGDVKYADIESSNYMAPYDNYVPSAPERTCRATLINDSPVLSYTDLVGFSYQVANGMEFLASKNCVHRDLAARNVLICEGKLVKICDFGLARDIMRDSNYISKGSTFLPLKWMAPESIFNSLYTTLSDVWSFGILLWEIFTLGGTPYPELPMNEQFYNAIKRGYRMAQPAHASDEIYEIMQKCWEEKFEIRPPFSQLVLLLERLLGEGYKKKYQQVDEEFLRSDHPAILRSQARLPGFHGLRSPLDASSVLYTAVQPNEGDNDYIIPLPDPKPEVADEGPVEGSPSLASSTLNEVNTSSTISCDSPLEPQEEPEPEAQPEPQVQPELEPEWPLDSSCPGPRAEAEDSFL